One Oryza brachyantha chromosome 3, ObraRS2, whole genome shotgun sequence DNA segment encodes these proteins:
- the LOC102707010 gene encoding probable protein phosphatase 2C 30 produces MAEICCKVVAGSSEGKGPECDTGSRAARRRRMEIRRLRVVADRGAEEETSRKRRRLDGGGGEASTDEEDREVERARYGFTSVCGRRRDMEDSVSAHPGFLPGHHFFGVFDGHGCSHVATSCGQRMHEIVVDEAGAAAGSAGLDDEARWRGVMERSFARMDAEAVASSRGSAGPVPTCRCEMQLPKCDHVGSTAVVAVLGPRHIVVANCGDSRAVLCRGGTAIPLSRDHKPDRPDELERIHAAGGRVIFWDGARVFGMLAMSRAIGDSYLKPYVICDPEVRVMERKDSEDEFLILASDGLWDVVTDEVACNVVRACLRSSGRRGRNRSSPTSSLSPRQSSSSGDEAPNDGAPSAAAGSESDDESAAEEDKACTEAAVLLTKLALARQTADNVSIVVVNLRRRRKL; encoded by the exons ATGGCGGAGATTTGCTGCAAGGTTGTGGCGGGGTCCTCGGAGGGGAAGGGCCCGGAGTGTGACACCGGGAGCCgagcggcgaggcggcggcggatggagATCCGGCGGCTCAGGGTTGTCGCCGATCGTGGGGCAGAGGAGGAGACCTCCCGGAAGAGGCGGaggctggacggcggcgggggggaGGCCTCGACGGACGAGGAGGACAGGGAGGTTGAGCGCGCCAGGTACGGCTTTACGTCGGTGTGCGGACGCCGGAGGGACATGGAGGACTCCGTCTCCGCCCATCCGGGCTTCCTCCCCGGCCACCACTTCTTCGGGGTGTTCGATGGCCACGGCTGCTCTCAT GTGGCGACGTCGTGCGGGCAGCGGATGCACGAGATCGTAGTCGacgaggccggcgccgccgctgggtCCGCGGGGTTGGACGATGAGGCGCGGTGGAGGGGCGTCATGGAGAGGAGCTTCGCGCGGATGGACGCGGAGGCCGTGGCCTCATCAAGGGGGAGCGCCGGACCGGTGCCCACCTGCCGGTGCGAGATGCAGCTGCCCAAGTGCGACCACGTGGGCTCcacggccgtcgtcgccgtgctgGGCCCTCGCCACATTGTCGTCGCCAACTGCGGCGACTCACGCGCCGTCCTCTGCCGCGGTGGCACCGCCATCCCGCTCTCACGTGACCATAAG CCGGACCGGCCCGACGAGCTCGAACGGATCCACGCGGCGGGAGGGCGCGTCATCTTCTGGGACGGTGCCCGCGTCTTTGGCATGCTCGCCATGTCACGAGCCATTG GCGATAGCTACCTGAAGCCGTACGTGATATGCGACCCGGAGGTGAGGGTGATGGAGAGGAAGGACAGCGAGGACGAGTTCCTCATCCTGGCCAGCGACGGCCTGTGGGACGTGGTGACCGATGAGGTGGCCTGCAACGTCGTGCGCGCCTGCCTGCGGagcagcgggcggcgcgggaggaACCGGTCGAGTCCGACGTCCAGCCTGAGCCCGaggcagagcagcagcagcggcgacgaggcaCCCAACGACGGCGCTCcttccgctgccgccggctcAGAAAGCGACGATGAgagcgccgccgaggaggacaAGGCGTGCACCGAGGCGGCCGTCCTGCTGACCAAGCTGGCGCTGGCGCGGCAGACCGCGGACAACGTcagcatcgtcgtcgtcaatCTCAGGCGCCGCCGGAAATTGTGA